A genomic window from Vagococcus entomophilus includes:
- a CDS encoding ABC transporter ATP-binding protein has protein sequence MLKVENISVHYGMIEAVKNVSFEVKAGEIVSLIGANGAGKTTILRTISGLVRPSQGRIQFEGKPIEKLVPQKIVASGLAQVPEGRHVFSGLSVMENLEMGAYLVKDKKKISETLEMIFDRFPILAERKNQDASTLSGGEQQMLAMGRALMSQPKLLLLDEPSMGLAPIFIQEIFNIIQEIKKQGTTVLLIEQNAKIALSIADRGYVLETGNVVLKGSGKELLASDEVQKAYLGG, from the coding sequence ATGCTAAAAGTAGAAAATATCTCGGTTCATTATGGTATGATTGAAGCAGTTAAAAACGTTTCGTTTGAAGTAAAAGCAGGAGAAATTGTGTCATTGATCGGCGCAAATGGTGCTGGTAAAACAACGATTTTACGGACGATTTCAGGGCTTGTTAGACCCTCACAAGGCAGGATTCAATTTGAAGGAAAGCCTATTGAAAAATTGGTCCCTCAAAAAATTGTCGCAAGTGGCTTAGCGCAGGTTCCAGAAGGACGACACGTTTTTTCAGGTCTTTCAGTTATGGAAAATCTAGAGATGGGTGCTTATCTAGTAAAAGATAAGAAAAAAATTAGCGAAACACTAGAAATGATTTTTGACCGTTTCCCAATTTTGGCGGAACGTAAGAATCAAGATGCCTCTACTCTTTCAGGTGGAGAACAACAAATGCTTGCAATGGGTAGAGCATTGATGTCCCAACCCAAATTATTATTATTAGATGAGCCGTCCATGGGGCTTGCACCGATTTTTATTCAAGAAATTTTCAATATTATCCAGGAAATAAAAAAACAAGGGACTACCGTTTTATTGATTGAACAAAATGCGAAAATTGCTTTATCTATAGCAGATAGAGGGTACGTTCTTGAAACAGGTAATGTTGTCCTTAAAGGCTCTGGAAAAGAATTATTAGCAAGCGACGAAGTTCAAAAAGCATATTTAGGAGGTTAG
- a CDS encoding ABC transporter ATP-binding protein — translation MTLLEVKSLTKNFGGLTAVSDVNLVLEEQELVGLIGPNGAGKTTLFNLLTGVYEPSEGEVIFDGEKLNGKKPYKIANKGLGRTFQNIRLFKELSVLENVLVAMNEKNKEGFFTSVLRLPKFYQTEDRIKNETLKLLSIFQLEEKAEERAKNLSYGEQRRLEIVRALATQPKVLFLDEPAAGMNPQETAELTELIRKIQKEFKISIVLIEHDMSLVMDVCERIYVLEYGKLIAHGTPNEIKENPKVIQAYLGGEI, via the coding sequence ATGACACTATTAGAAGTTAAATCACTAACAAAAAACTTTGGAGGACTCACTGCTGTTTCGGATGTCAACTTAGTTTTAGAAGAACAAGAATTGGTAGGACTCATTGGACCAAATGGAGCAGGGAAAACGACTCTTTTTAATTTGTTAACGGGCGTCTATGAGCCCTCAGAAGGAGAAGTAATTTTTGATGGAGAAAAATTAAATGGTAAAAAACCATATAAAATTGCCAATAAAGGCTTAGGCAGAACGTTCCAAAACATTCGCTTATTTAAAGAATTGAGTGTACTTGAAAACGTATTGGTTGCAATGAATGAAAAAAATAAAGAAGGATTTTTTACGAGCGTATTAAGACTACCCAAATTTTATCAAACGGAAGATCGTATAAAAAATGAAACGCTTAAATTACTTTCGATTTTTCAATTGGAAGAAAAAGCAGAGGAACGAGCTAAAAACTTATCTTACGGGGAACAACGTCGCTTAGAGATTGTAAGAGCACTTGCAACCCAGCCCAAAGTTCTATTTCTTGATGAGCCGGCTGCGGGGATGAACCCACAAGAAACGGCTGAGCTGACCGAATTAATTCGGAAAATTCAAAAAGAGTTTAAAATTTCTATTGTTTTGATTGAACATGACATGTCGCTTGTCATGGATGTTTGTGAAAGAATTTATGTACTCGAATATGGAAAATTAATTGCTCATGGTACACCAAATGAAATTAAAGAAAATCCCAAAGTAATTCAAGCTTATCTAGGTGGTGAAATATAA
- a CDS encoding branched-chain amino acid ABC transporter permease: MKLFNRINACWLALIIGSFALLAILIQAGIIDSLYEMTLVSIGINIILGLGLNLILGVSGQFSLGHAGFMAIGAYSLGISYSQDPTLKGFVIGILIGLVLSGIVAVLVGIPTLRLKGDYLAIATLGVAEIIRVAIVNMNITNGAAGLSGIPLFESIPMWQLVFLFVIITALVVVNYVRSGSGRATLAIRENEIAAESVGVNTTKYKVIAFVIGAMTASIAGALYASYYGTIVPDNFNFMKSVDILIIVVFGGMGSVTGTFVAGILLGILNTLLQDAGDLRMIIYSLALIIIMIFKPSGLLGSKEFLFSKIFTKKKAKNKKGESTDDTIRS; this comes from the coding sequence ATGAAATTATTTAATCGAATCAATGCTTGTTGGTTAGCTCTTATTATTGGCTCTTTTGCGCTACTAGCTATTTTAATACAAGCTGGCATCATTGATAGTTTATACGAAATGACGTTAGTGTCGATTGGCATCAATATCATTTTAGGACTGGGTCTTAATTTGATTTTAGGTGTGTCGGGTCAATTTTCTTTAGGACATGCAGGCTTCATGGCCATTGGTGCGTACTCACTTGGCATTAGCTACTCACAAGATCCAACGCTCAAAGGTTTTGTTATCGGCATTTTAATTGGCCTTGTTTTGTCAGGAATTGTAGCTGTTCTAGTAGGAATTCCAACACTAAGGCTTAAAGGAGACTACTTAGCCATTGCAACATTAGGGGTAGCTGAAATCATCCGTGTGGCAATTGTTAATATGAATATTACAAATGGAGCTGCTGGTTTATCGGGGATTCCATTATTCGAATCAATTCCTATGTGGCAGTTAGTCTTTCTTTTTGTCATTATAACAGCATTAGTTGTGGTCAACTATGTTAGAAGTGGAAGTGGTCGTGCAACACTTGCGATTCGTGAAAATGAAATTGCAGCAGAATCTGTTGGTGTAAATACGACAAAGTATAAAGTGATTGCCTTTGTTATTGGTGCTATGACTGCAAGTATTGCAGGGGCACTGTATGCAAGTTACTATGGTACAATTGTCCCAGATAACTTTAATTTTATGAAATCTGTTGATATCTTAATTATTGTTGTTTTTGGTGGAATGGGTAGCGTAACTGGAACCTTTGTTGCAGGTATTTTACTGGGCATATTAAACACCTTACTACAAGATGCTGGGGATCTTCGGATGATTATCTACTCACTTGCGCTAATCATCATTATGATCTTCAAGCCAAGCGGTCTTTTAGGATCAAAGGAATTCTTATTTTCTAAAATATTTACTAAAAAGAAAGCGAAAAATAAGAAGGGAGAATCCACTGATGACACTATTAGAAGTTAA
- a CDS encoding branched-chain amino acid ABC transporter permease — MSNIFQQLINGLSLGSIYALMALGYTMVYGIIKLINFAHGEVYMIGAFLGYYFIQVHHLPFILALVLAMVISAFLGAVIEFLAYRPLRNSSRIAVLITAIGVSFLLQNVMIYFFGSNPRAFPQALTKKVFEFHGVQISSYQIVIIVTTVVLMLLLQFIVQKTKMGKAMRAVSVDADAARLMGINVDLTISFTFAIGSALAAAGGVLIGLYYNTINPMMGVTPGLKAFIAAVLGGIGIIPGAVIGGFSIGILETIVSALGFSLFKDAFVYAILILILLVKPSGLLGKNVKEKV; from the coding sequence ATGAGCAATATCTTTCAGCAGCTAATTAATGGTCTCTCACTTGGGAGTATCTACGCATTGATGGCTCTTGGTTATACAATGGTTTATGGAATAATAAAATTAATTAACTTTGCTCATGGCGAAGTTTACATGATTGGAGCATTTTTGGGGTACTATTTTATTCAAGTTCATCATTTGCCCTTCATTTTGGCATTAGTTTTGGCAATGGTCATCAGTGCATTTTTAGGAGCTGTAATCGAGTTCTTAGCATATCGGCCTTTAAGAAATTCTTCAAGAATTGCGGTTTTGATTACAGCGATTGGTGTTTCGTTTTTACTACAAAATGTCATGATCTATTTCTTTGGCTCCAATCCAAGAGCCTTTCCACAAGCACTAACCAAAAAAGTCTTTGAATTCCATGGTGTTCAAATTAGTAGTTATCAAATTGTGATTATTGTAACGACAGTTGTACTGATGTTACTTCTGCAATTTATTGTTCAAAAGACAAAAATGGGTAAAGCAATGCGCGCAGTTAGTGTTGATGCAGATGCGGCTCGCTTGATGGGGATCAATGTTGATTTAACGATTTCCTTTACATTTGCAATTGGTTCTGCTTTGGCAGCAGCAGGTGGTGTTTTGATTGGTTTATACTATAATACGATTAATCCGATGATGGGAGTTACTCCTGGGTTAAAGGCTTTTATTGCAGCGGTATTAGGAGGAATTGGGATTATTCCAGGAGCTGTTATTGGAGGCTTTTCTATCGGTATTTTAGAAACAATTGTTAGTGCGCTAGGCTTTTCTTTATTTAAAGATGCCTTTGTGTATGCCATTCTTATTTTGATTCTGCTAGTTAAACCTTCTGGACTACTTGGTAAAAATGTAAAAGAGAAAGTGTAG
- a CDS encoding ABC transporter substrate-binding protein encodes MKKKLGLILACSGLLLLGACQKSSSSDSNTVKIGVNLELSGKVSAYGNAELEGIKLATKEINKNGGINGKKIQLVSKDNKSDTAEAASVATSLATKDKVTAIIGPATSGSTKSATPAVTRAKVPMVTPSATDDSVTLTTAGKVQDYVFRTTFQDSFQGIILANFATNKLNAKKVAIIGDNSSDYAKGLTKAFKKQYKGDIVEEVNFSSGDTDFQAILTKLKSKSFDVIYLPGYYNEAGLIIKQAREMGITQPILGADGFGDTELVKLAGTDNVNDVYYTANFSTNVDATKVSKDFVTSFKKEYNKEPSGFNALAYDSVYLIKQAIEDAKSTDPVKVKEALTKVKDFEGVTGTMSVDKEHNPKKAAVVIQLTKGVESGATVVNP; translated from the coding sequence ATGAAAAAGAAATTAGGTTTGATTCTAGCTTGTTCTGGATTATTGCTTTTGGGCGCATGTCAAAAGAGTAGCTCAAGCGATTCCAATACTGTAAAAATTGGGGTCAATCTAGAATTATCAGGAAAAGTTTCTGCATATGGGAATGCGGAGTTAGAGGGAATTAAGTTAGCGACCAAAGAAATCAACAAAAATGGTGGCATTAATGGTAAAAAAATCCAGTTAGTCAGCAAAGATAACAAATCTGATACTGCTGAGGCAGCAAGTGTTGCGACTAGTCTGGCAACCAAAGATAAAGTAACTGCAATTATTGGACCTGCAACTTCTGGTTCAACGAAATCAGCAACGCCAGCAGTCACAAGAGCAAAAGTGCCAATGGTCACTCCTTCAGCGACAGATGATTCTGTTACACTAACTACAGCTGGAAAAGTTCAAGATTATGTTTTTAGAACTACTTTCCAAGATTCTTTTCAAGGTATCATTTTAGCGAATTTTGCAACAAATAAATTAAACGCCAAAAAAGTAGCGATTATTGGAGACAACTCAAGTGATTACGCCAAAGGTTTGACAAAAGCCTTCAAAAAACAATATAAAGGTGACATTGTAGAAGAAGTAAACTTCTCAAGTGGTGATACAGACTTCCAAGCCATTTTGACCAAGCTTAAGAGTAAAAGTTTTGACGTAATTTATCTACCAGGATATTACAATGAAGCAGGTTTAATTATTAAACAGGCGCGTGAGATGGGGATTACGCAACCAATACTTGGGGCAGACGGCTTTGGTGATACGGAGTTGGTCAAACTTGCAGGTACAGACAATGTAAATGATGTATATTATACAGCAAACTTTTCAACGAATGTTGATGCAACTAAAGTATCTAAAGACTTTGTAACAAGCTTTAAAAAAGAATACAACAAAGAACCAAGTGGCTTTAATGCTCTTGCTTATGATAGTGTCTACTTGATTAAACAAGCGATTGAGGACGCAAAATCAACTGATCCTGTAAAAGTGAAAGAAGCCCTAACAAAAGTGAAAGACTTTGAAGGTGTAACAGGTACAATGTCAGTTGACAAAGAACATAATCCTAAAAAAGCTGCTGTTGTTATTCAATTAACAAAAGGAGTGGAATCAGGCGCAACAGTTGTAAATCCATAA
- a CDS encoding GNAT family N-acetyltransferase produces the protein MKICKLNQANTELPWALLLEADPERKVVEKYIDQSTIFVAKEAENIVGVLAIMKLDSTEACQYELMNVSVDPLFQRRGIATKLMEHAFKWVMETIKNQVDSVVLYVKTGDISPALQLYKDNGFVIEAIQKNYFLEHYAEPIYEEGQQLKNQVLLKKVMN, from the coding sequence ATGAAGATTTGTAAATTGAATCAAGCTAATACGGAGTTACCTTGGGCTCTTTTGCTTGAGGCAGATCCTGAACGTAAAGTTGTAGAGAAGTACATAGACCAATCAACTATATTTGTAGCTAAAGAAGCAGAAAACATTGTGGGTGTTTTGGCTATAATGAAACTTGATTCCACTGAAGCCTGTCAGTATGAACTTATGAACGTTTCAGTAGACCCCTTATTTCAAAGGAGAGGAATCGCCACAAAATTAATGGAACATGCCTTTAAATGGGTTATGGAAACAATAAAAAATCAAGTAGATTCGGTCGTTCTCTATGTTAAAACTGGAGACATTTCACCAGCACTGCAACTATACAAAGATAACGGATTTGTAATAGAAGCTATACAAAAGAATTATTTTTTAGAGCATTATGCAGAGCCCATCTACGAGGAGGGACAACAACTAAAAAATCAAGTTTTATTAAAAAAAGTAATGAACTAA
- the yidD gene encoding membrane protein insertion efficiency factor YidD, whose product MKKIFIGFIRGYQRFISPLFPARCRYHPTCSSYMIDAIKIHGTFKGVLMGTCRILRCHPFVKGGIDYVPKKFSLKRNPNPTYYMPKEKRENNEDL is encoded by the coding sequence ATGAAAAAAATTTTTATTGGCTTCATCCGAGGCTATCAGCGGTTTATTTCTCCATTATTTCCTGCCCGTTGTAGATATCACCCTACTTGTTCGTCCTACATGATAGATGCAATAAAAATTCATGGAACCTTTAAGGGTGTTCTAATGGGAACCTGTCGAATATTGCGTTGTCATCCATTTGTTAAAGGGGGAATTGATTATGTTCCCAAAAAATTTTCGCTAAAACGAAATCCTAATCCTACATACTATATGCCAAAAGAGAAGAGAGAGAATAATGAAGATTTGTAA
- a CDS encoding class D sortase, which yields MPVFFLVVGSGMVWVLAAPAIQFARSSIQLVLLSEAPDFSGLASTKKAPVKTIKADEENKIPSSQIHYPRSGTQYGHVVIKQYAIFEPLIFGDSDQDLRNGAGQYLGSVFPGEKGTTLIGGHNSSSFGNLSLVKENDLIEIQTNYATYTYKVTKAVIDNYNSQEVLRVLESRNSRLLVLYTCYPVDMLGFTEKRLFIYAELASGPVIDENL from the coding sequence ATGCCTGTTTTTTTTCTAGTAGTGGGTTCGGGTATGGTTTGGGTACTAGCTGCACCAGCCATCCAATTTGCTCGTTCATCTATCCAGTTAGTTTTGTTAAGTGAAGCACCTGATTTTAGTGGATTAGCCTCAACAAAAAAAGCACCAGTAAAGACAATCAAAGCGGATGAAGAAAATAAAATCCCTTCAAGTCAAATCCACTATCCAAGGTCAGGAACGCAGTACGGTCATGTTGTTATCAAGCAGTATGCTATTTTTGAGCCCTTAATTTTTGGTGATAGCGATCAAGATTTAAGGAATGGTGCAGGACAATATTTAGGCAGCGTTTTTCCGGGTGAAAAAGGCACTACTCTTATCGGCGGACACAATTCAAGTTCTTTTGGAAATCTTTCTTTGGTAAAAGAGAATGATTTGATTGAAATACAAACAAATTATGCCACTTATACCTATAAAGTTACTAAGGCAGTTATCGACAATTATAACAGTCAAGAGGTTCTTAGGGTTCTTGAAAGCCGAAATTCAAGATTGCTCGTTTTATATACGTGTTATCCAGTTGATATGTTAGGGTTTACAGAAAAAAGACTTTTTATCTATGCAGAGTTAGCAAGTGGACCTGTAATAGACGAAAATTTATAG
- a CDS encoding HAMP domain-containing sensor histidine kinase, translating to MLVRSERDNLEKTLNEVTQKLSMQDQELTIQNSTQALKAASSNKNNSDTLESSMMHLNPLISELSQPSLSVYIFNPSNKVIFQTNKKIIPFTPTLKKQVSIKTLDNISGYLVVNPVISQKTNRLIGYVQIFYELTSFYEIRQKLILTLIILELAGIVLSVLLGYALAAYFLRPVRKMADTVNAIKAEPQLDIRIPNLKAKDELTYLADAFNNMLDRMQKFIDSQQQFVEDVSHELRTPVAIIEGHLKLLNRWGKDDPSVLEESLAASLQEISRMKTLVQEMLDLSRVEQVSLTQINELTDVEEVTVQTFSNFKLLYPDFSFIMDNDLPKNLKIKMFRNHFEQMLIILLDNAVKYSMNRKEIHLTLSSSNNQLEIAIQDFGEGISEDDLEKIFNRFYRVDKARSRFKGGNGLGLSIAQQLAENYGGKISADSVLGKGTIFYVMFPIVSTN from the coding sequence ATGCTCGTAAGATCTGAGCGAGATAACTTAGAAAAAACATTGAATGAAGTGACACAAAAACTTAGCATGCAAGATCAAGAGTTGACCATTCAAAACTCAACGCAAGCATTAAAAGCAGCATCAAGCAACAAAAATAACTCAGATACCCTAGAAAGTTCGATGATGCATTTAAACCCGCTGATCTCTGAACTGTCCCAACCTAGTTTGAGTGTCTATATTTTTAACCCAAGTAATAAAGTGATTTTTCAAACAAATAAAAAAATCATTCCGTTTACACCAACGCTGAAGAAACAAGTAAGTATTAAAACATTGGACAATATCTCGGGCTATTTAGTGGTTAATCCAGTTATTTCACAAAAAACGAATCGTCTAATCGGCTATGTTCAGATCTTTTATGAGTTAACATCTTTTTATGAAATTAGACAAAAACTCATTTTGACACTCATTATTTTAGAACTTGCGGGCATTGTCCTAAGCGTATTGTTAGGCTATGCATTAGCAGCTTATTTTCTTAGACCAGTTAGGAAAATGGCTGACACAGTTAATGCCATTAAAGCAGAACCACAATTGGATATTCGTATTCCTAATTTAAAAGCCAAAGATGAACTTACTTACTTAGCCGACGCTTTCAATAATATGTTGGATAGGATGCAAAAATTTATTGATTCACAGCAACAATTTGTTGAGGACGTATCACATGAATTGCGCACTCCGGTTGCAATTATTGAAGGACATTTGAAATTGTTAAATCGGTGGGGCAAAGATGATCCGTCAGTGCTTGAAGAATCCTTAGCAGCTTCTTTACAAGAAATTTCCAGAATGAAAACACTAGTTCAAGAAATGTTAGACTTGTCACGAGTAGAGCAAGTATCGCTCACTCAGATTAACGAATTAACAGATGTAGAAGAAGTAACTGTTCAAACTTTTAGTAATTTTAAATTACTTTATCCAGATTTCTCATTTATTATGGATAATGATTTGCCAAAAAATCTTAAAATCAAAATGTTCCGCAATCATTTTGAACAAATGCTCATTATTTTACTGGACAATGCTGTCAAATATTCAATGAATAGAAAAGAAATTCATTTGACCCTTTCTTCCTCCAATAATCAACTAGAAATTGCAATCCAAGATTTTGGTGAAGGCATTTCAGAAGATGATTTAGAAAAAATCTTTAATCGCTTTTATCGTGTAGATAAAGCGAGAAGCAGGTTTAAAGGTGGCAACGGGCTAGGTCTTTCGATTGCGCAACAATTAGCAGAGAATTACGGTGGAAAGATTTCTGCAGACAGTGTTCTGGGAAAAGGAACGATATTTTATGTTATGTTTCCCATTGTTTCAACCAACTAG
- a CDS encoding response regulator transcription factor, protein MSNILIIEDEKNLARFVELELKHEGYFTAVHHNGRTGLEAALNEEWDAILLDLMLPELNGLEVCRRIRQMKNTPIIMMTARDSVIDRVSGLDHGADDYIIKPFAIEELLARLRALLRRIDIEGDKNITKQTMISYRNLTIEKENRVVRRDSEVIELTKREYELLLTLMENVNVVLARDVLLNKVWGYETEVETNVVDVYIRYLRNKIDVPGEESYIQTVRGTGYVMRS, encoded by the coding sequence ATGAGTAATATATTAATTATTGAAGATGAGAAGAATCTGGCTCGTTTTGTCGAGTTAGAATTAAAGCATGAGGGGTATTTCACAGCTGTTCATCACAATGGACGAACAGGCTTAGAGGCCGCTCTAAATGAAGAGTGGGATGCAATACTGCTTGACTTGATGTTGCCGGAATTAAATGGACTAGAAGTCTGCCGTCGCATCCGTCAAATGAAGAACACACCTATTATTATGATGACAGCAAGAGATTCTGTGATTGATCGAGTATCTGGACTTGATCATGGGGCAGATGATTACATCATCAAACCTTTTGCAATTGAAGAATTACTTGCAAGATTACGTGCATTACTGCGCCGTATTGATATTGAAGGAGATAAAAACATTACCAAACAAACAATGATCAGTTACCGCAATCTAACAATCGAAAAAGAAAATCGAGTGGTTAGACGAGATAGTGAAGTCATCGAACTGACAAAGCGTGAGTACGAATTATTATTAACGCTCATGGAGAATGTAAACGTTGTACTTGCTAGAGATGTTTTACTTAATAAAGTATGGGGTTACGAAACAGAAGTAGAAACGAATGTGGTAGATGTATACATTCGATATTTAAGAAATAAGATTGATGTTCCAGGTGAAGAAAGTTATATTCAAACCGTTCGTGGAACAGGATATGTGATGCGCTCTTGA
- a CDS encoding NAD(P)H-dependent oxidoreductase yields the protein MKTLIIVSHPNVQDSTTQSFLKKSAALEEVTWHHLENNYTYTTIDSVKERNLLVQHDRIILQFPLYWYSAPAMLKQWMDVVLSEKLSLRGKEFGLVVTIGVKEKAYQAGGSEQFTLSELLRPFQAIARHFQMIFLPVFTISKFSYMTEEAYKKLLIDYRQYVSIDFPETFAKKEAWFLDRLNEVKEKASQPEHLVLLEEISRSFTHNQETLEELVWTLEEMK from the coding sequence ATGAAAACGTTAATTATTGTTTCTCATCCAAATGTACAGGATTCGACCACACAAAGCTTTTTAAAAAAAAGTGCAGCATTAGAAGAGGTAACGTGGCATCATTTAGAAAATAATTATACTTATACCACAATTGACAGTGTGAAGGAAAGAAATTTACTTGTACAACATGACCGCATTATTTTACAATTCCCGCTTTATTGGTACAGTGCACCAGCCATGCTTAAACAGTGGATGGATGTGGTCTTGAGCGAAAAATTATCCTTAAGAGGAAAAGAGTTTGGACTTGTTGTAACGATAGGAGTAAAAGAAAAGGCGTATCAAGCAGGTGGAAGTGAGCAATTTACGTTATCTGAGTTACTGCGCCCTTTTCAAGCCATAGCGCGACATTTTCAAATGATTTTTTTACCGGTATTTACTATTAGTAAATTTAGTTATATGACTGAGGAGGCATATAAAAAATTATTAATTGACTATAGACAATACGTATCAATAGATTTTCCTGAAACCTTTGCAAAAAAAGAAGCTTGGTTTTTAGATAGACTAAATGAAGTAAAGGAAAAAGCAAGCCAGCCAGAGCATCTGGTGCTTCTAGAAGAAATTAGTCGTAGCTTTACTCATAATCAAGAAACATTAGAAGAGTTAGTCTGGACATTAGAGGAGATGAAGTAA
- the gndA gene encoding NADP-dependent phosphogluconate dehydrogenase, translating to MSKQQIGVVGMAVMGKNLALNIESRGYTVSIFNRTGAKTEEVVAEHPDKNLVPTYTIEEFVESLEKPRRILMMVKAGEATDKTIQGLLPHLDIDDILIDGGNTFFKDTIRRNQELANSGINFIGTGVSGGEEGALNGPAIMPGGQKKAYDLVAPILKEIAAKAEDGEPCVTYIGENGAGHYVKMVHNGIEYGDMQLIAEAYDLLSRVLGLSVDETAEIFKEWNNGELDSYLVEITADILTRKDELTGKPIVDVIMDAAGNKGTGKWTSQSALDLGVPLPLITESVFARYISALKDERVAASKVLPMPDAYSFEGDKKEFIEKIREALYFSKIMSYAQGFAQMRTASEEYRWDLNYGEIAKIFRAGCIIRAQFLQKITDAYDRNPDLKNLLLDEYFIDITKRYQKSVRDVVATAVQAGIPVPTFSSAIAYFDSYRSENLPANMIQAQRDYFGAHTYERKDRKGTFHYNWYSEI from the coding sequence ATGTCAAAACAACAAATCGGTGTCGTAGGAATGGCTGTTATGGGAAAAAATCTGGCTTTGAATATTGAAAGTCGTGGATATACTGTTTCTATTTTTAACCGTACAGGAGCGAAAACAGAAGAAGTAGTTGCGGAACATCCAGATAAGAATCTTGTTCCAACATATACGATTGAAGAATTTGTCGAATCACTTGAAAAACCTCGTCGTATCTTGATGATGGTGAAAGCAGGGGAAGCCACAGATAAAACAATTCAAGGTCTATTACCACATTTAGATATTGATGACATCTTGATTGATGGAGGAAATACGTTTTTCAAAGACACTATTCGAAGAAACCAAGAATTAGCAAATTCTGGAATTAACTTTATTGGTACCGGTGTTTCAGGTGGAGAAGAAGGAGCTTTAAATGGTCCAGCTATCATGCCTGGTGGACAAAAAAAAGCTTATGATTTAGTCGCACCAATTTTAAAAGAGATTGCAGCCAAAGCTGAAGACGGTGAACCATGTGTGACCTATATTGGTGAAAATGGTGCGGGACATTATGTAAAAATGGTCCACAATGGAATTGAATACGGTGATATGCAATTGATTGCTGAAGCCTACGATTTGCTTAGTAGAGTACTTGGTCTAAGTGTGGATGAAACAGCAGAAATCTTCAAGGAGTGGAACAATGGAGAGCTAGATAGCTATTTAGTAGAGATTACGGCAGATATCTTGACTAGAAAAGATGAACTGACTGGTAAACCGATTGTGGACGTAATCATGGATGCAGCTGGAAACAAAGGGACAGGGAAATGGACCAGTCAAAGTGCGCTTGACTTGGGTGTTCCATTACCGCTTATTACGGAGTCGGTATTTGCTCGATATATTTCAGCTTTAAAAGACGAACGTGTAGCTGCAAGCAAAGTATTACCTATGCCGGACGCTTATTCTTTTGAAGGTGATAAAAAAGAATTTATCGAAAAAATCAGAGAAGCGCTCTACTTTAGTAAAATTATGAGCTACGCACAAGGATTTGCGCAAATGCGTACTGCAAGCGAAGAATATCGTTGGGACTTGAATTATGGAGAAATTGCCAAAATTTTCAGAGCAGGCTGTATCATTAGAGCACAGTTTTTACAAAAAATTACAGATGCTTATGACCGCAATCCAGATTTGAAAAACCTATTGTTAGATGAGTACTTTATTGACATTACTAAACGCTACCAAAAATCTGTTCGTGATGTTGTAGCAACAGCAGTTCAAGCGGGAATTCCAGTACCAACTTTTTCTTCTGCTATTGCCTATTTTGATTCTTATCGTAGCGAAAACCTTCCTGCAAACATGATTCAAGCACAACGCGATTATTTTGGAGCACATACGTATGAACGTAAGGATCGTAAAGGAACCTTCCATTATAATTGGTATAGCGAAATTTAA
- the rpmF gene encoding 50S ribosomal protein L32: MAVPARRTSKAKKAKRRTHYKLSLPGLNACSNCGEVKKSHHVCPSCGHYDGKDVMTKEA, translated from the coding sequence ATGGCAGTACCTGCTAGAAGAACTTCTAAAGCTAAAAAAGCAAAACGTCGTACGCATTACAAATTATCTTTACCTGGTTTGAACGCTTGTTCTAACTGTGGCGAAGTGAAAAAAAGTCACCACGTGTGCCCATCTTGTGGACATTACGATGGAAAAGACGTTATGACTAAAGAAGCATAA